Within Mytilus edulis chromosome 10, xbMytEdul2.2, whole genome shotgun sequence, the genomic segment TCCAGGGTTAATAGCTTATCTTGAACTTCCCCTTTTCATATATGGTCTGCCACCTCAAACATATTCGGCGATcatcatataacattttcaaagacacatatgcatttttatcagttaattttagttcatatatctacatgtatcacaaattgcatttcatataatagtacatatatcatatcacaaattgcatttcatataacagtacatatatcatatctgttaataaatgctgtggccatttcctgccaataccaatcttgttattttttatgagcATCTAAGATAATGACTCGCTCCGTAATAAAAACTGAATTAAGCGGATCATGTAATACCAACATCATGCATGCGCTCTGTTTATACAATAAGAACCAGAACACACAATATACACGGACCGCTATGTGTTCTTAGTGTCATAATAGTGACAAACGATTGATTGATAGATTAATTGGATTGATTGTATCAAGTATCAACAATTTAGATCGAGAACGACAATGCACTCAATATTTAAGTTCTGCAATTAAGAACCAGAATGgacaagtgaaataaaaaaaaaagtatgtagaTATATCTAAAAGAGTAAACGTACTACCTAAGGTGTATTGTAGATATATTTCACGATTCTCCATTTAATTTTTCCCCAAATCATTAAAAGTTATTCAGACTActagacaaattattttttttagcttgTGGATCAATTTGAACCAAATTTCAAGACAAATAAATTACAAGTTGTTTTGGATAATTGTAAAAGTTGTAGAAGCTGGAAGCAGCAAACTAAGCAATTTCTGGTAAAAGCGGAGGCAAAATTGTGCAAACACGAAATTTGCTGCATCCGGCTTCCATAAGCAGTTTGTTTAATGATGAAACTGTGAATATTCAAGGTGTTCTTATCAGCAATAATTACAACAGAATTATACTACACAGCGTTACTTACCGGCATCCGATCCCTCTGCAATTGAGAAAGTATAGAAGCTTCCATTGGAATATGGTAGAATGGCATTGATTGGTGCTTTTAGACTTTTTATTGGGTAAAACTCAGTATTTCCCCCATGTAGGCTTATTTCCATGAAGTTGAATGCTAAGTCATCGTCCAATTTTTCGTCATGAAATAGTCCAACATAATTCCCCCTTGAATTAATGGCACCAATAGCGGCACATATGTAACCAAAAATCTTTTCGGTTTCCCTGGTAACAGATTTTCGCTTTGTAACatcattttttaatttagattcaATAATTATCAAATCGACTCCGTCGAAGTATTTAGGGTAACCTGTTGTTAACGAAATGTTCATAAAATTTACTATAGCTTTGTCAAATGGGTTATATGATAGTCCAAAAACATATTGTTTGTCCATTTTTGGTCCAAACCTGTTTCTGTGTCTCAATACATCCATCTTCTTTCTGACAGTTCTATACTCCGGATCGAGGCTCTGTGACAATGGAGGAAGAGACATTGGTGGGGTCTGCGTTAATCCATCAGATTTCTTGATTTTGATATCAGCACATTGATAGAAAATTGTTTCTCCCGGTTTATGAGGGTTGTAACGGGCTCGAATCACACAGTGGTCACAATCAATGTTAGGCAGCACctataaagaagaagaaaaaatggaaaactatCGAAACtaaaggctcttaagagcctgtgtcgctcaccttggtctatgtgcatattagacaaaggacacagatggattcatgacaaaattgtgttttggtgatggtgatgtgtttatagGTACTTAACTGagcattcttgctacttacaattttctctaccTGTAATGAACTTGGACCTTTAtaattagttacagaggaaaatattttgtaaaaacaaaaattttccaAATTAACGAAAActtcaaaatttctttaaaattaccaattcaggggcagcaacccaacaacctgttgtccaattcatctgaaaatttccggGCAGATAGATAtcaacttgataaacaattttaccccatgtcagatttgctttaaatgccttggtttcagagttataagccaaaatctacattttacccctatgttctatttttagccatggcgaccatcttggttggttggctgggtcaccggacacatttttacactagatactccaatgatgattatggccaggtttggttaaaggagtaggtccggtaaggaccgattttggcctcaaatttcaggttcatctgacgaaagattttgaccactttttaaacacttaactgtctattttatttgatgctattagtttatgtgaaagattttaactgattttgtcattaaaaacgacccaattcaagctgaaatatgaaaaatctaccaaatatgccgaaaaatgtcacttttcagatggtttttgtcgaaaatgaaagtggccgcatccgtgttcatcctcaacctttatatctgttatgtattatcatcaaatacaacttacattttaatattaaggatgaacacgaatgcggccactttcgttttacacgaaaaacgtctaaaatttacctaaaatgctagaattgtgaagatttcagtgatttagcatgacttaatggtgctagtacccgatatatgtgcattgtattgtcaaaaacagcccatatttatgtagaagaagcattcttctgtccaataaataactaaaagtttacattttaacaattttgtaaaactgctatattttggggccaaaaaggggtcttaccgaacctactcctttggcccagttgtttcagaagagaagatttttggtaaaagttaacgacgacggacgacgacgacggacgccaagtgatgataaaagctcacttggccgtttgggtcaggtgagctaaaaatgtaagaAATATTATATCCTTAGAAATTATAGACGAAATGATTCTTTTActggaataattttttttataaaaatacgtgcctgtatataattatttaaaaacaagaatgtgtccaaagtacacgaatgccccactcgcactatcattttccatgttcaatggaccgtgaaattggataaaaaatataattggcattaaaattagaaagataatatcaaagggaacatgtgtactaagtttcaagttgactggacttcaatttcatcaaaaactaccttgaccaaaaactttaacctgaaacatgcactttcattttctatgttcagtgaaccgtgaaattggggtcaaaagtttaatttggatttaaaattagaaagatcatatcataaggaacatgtgtactaagtttcaagttgattggacttcaacttcatcaaaaactaccttgaccaaaaactttaacctgaagcgggacagacggacgaacgaacagacgaacgaacggacagacagacagacagacagacagacattttccatgttcagttgaccgtgaaattaggtcaaaactttaattttgaattaaaattagaaagatcatatcatagggaacatgtgtactaagtttcaagttggtgtGTCTTCatgttcatcaaaaactaccttgaccaaaaacttgaaccaaaactttaacctgaactttgcactatcattttctatattcagggGACCgtgaaattaaaattagaaagatcatatcattgggaatatgtgtactaagtttcaagttgattggacttcaacttcatcaaaaactaccttgaacaaaaactttaacctgaagcgggaggaacgaacgaacggacggtcGAACAGACGggcgaacggacccacagactagaatgatgcccctctactatcgtaggtggggcataaaaattgctATAACTATATGAAAGGTTAAGTCAATTGAACGGTTGTCTATGGATCATGACTGAGGAGGCAAGGCCAAATAAAACATCTGTTATGCAAGTAGGAGGTTGAGccagctatgaaaccaggtttaacccaaaATAATCTTCAGAACTGCATGTACAATATCAGGAATACATGGCATTTGTTTTTCACTTTTGTCAGTATTAATGGAAAATTTACGCAAGCAAAGgcgtgttttgatttttttagtgcatatttgtatgattgccaatatgacaaTTATGCACCAGAGATCAAATGATGAGGGTTAAAGAAACTAAATGTGATCATTCGACTTTCTAcaacgagcaaaacccataccgtaaagTCAGTGATGAAAGGCCCGATACATGGCAAatgcaaatgaaaaaaacaagGGCCTAAATtcctacaaaacaataaacgaaaaacaaatatgataaatagcaacaaaagacaaccaatgATTAACGGGCCCATGAATAACTTCTGGGTTAAATATCTTTTCTATTTAATCGTACGCCCAGTCATGTAAGCATTCTTATGCCTTCATTTCTTGTCAGATTTTAATGACATTATCtgatattgataaaattgagatgGGAAATAAGTCTTAAAGACAACAaccccaaccaaagagcagataaaagCCGAAGGTAGCCTTCTCGAAAAGGTAACAATTACCATTGTACAAAATTTACAAGTTTAATATGATTATGAAAGTGCGTACAGATTAAGGAAAAGATTAACCAGCTATGAATAAATATTTCATGTTAGTATATTTTGACAATGGTACCACTGCAAATGAAACAGATGTTGTTTGGTGCTAGACAGCTACATGCGCATAGCACTGTAAACGATCTTTCGCCTACATTTTTAGGCGCCTTTGATAAagttaatcaaagtactgaagtactgaaaaTCGAATGACCGAAAATTCTggtggatggtcacaagcacttgtcttaTGTTGAGGATGAATatataaatgacaggaaattcaaacTCACCGTACTaactattatattgacaatgtagTGATATAATCATTTGTTATCAGCAGAGATTGTAGATATGTCTTTGTTATCAATTTATTTACTCTGGTgtgttgttaatatatatatatatatatttgtataacatttatatataattttcgtCTATTTGTATATCTTTCTTTCTACTATTCTGATGATTAAACttgagtaggcattcatattttcctgcATTTGTTGCAAAAtgtttttgagatattcttccgcatgcgttaacacacATTTTCAGTATTCTTGATTTGTTattgagatatatatatacatattttatgcACATATACATTCTGATCGGTATCTAACGCTAAAGATAATTTCACGGAAACCCGTTTTGTGGCCGTCTTAAACTAACAGGTTGAAGAAGATTTTTGCAATAAGTCGAAGGTTTCAACGTgaatttcaaatgaaaacaacaatACAATCGACTTTCTTTCGCTTTTTGAGTTTTCCATGTGTAAgtagatattttgtataaattggtATATCGCGTccatgatgtcgtctgtttaattaccgaccgtgcaagtgaaggtcgttaaaaacttccatttgttatTCCGTTTTATTTCAAAATCAGGATATGAAGTAAGTATacagataagaagatgtggcacaGTTGCCcataagacaactatccagaagcagaaataacaaatataggtcagTGGGTACGACCCTCCAGAATGAGCAAAACatataccgcatagtaagctataaaaagtaccaaaatcacaaatgtaaaacaattaagaGAATACTGACGGCctgatgtacaaaacaataaacgataaGCAAATATGGTATACAGCAATTGCAACAAACATCAACCACTAATATCGTTTCTGAAACATGCACATTCTGAATGTACTGGGGGTTAGACATGTTTGCTGGCGATAAATATTCAGTCACAAGGTTCCTCTTCACACTTTGGCAAAAAATAACTGTGATAGGACCTTACAATTTACTCGGACTATAGACAAACCCGGTGCGGGACTTTTTCattgtgttgaagacctattggtggcattcatctgttttctgctctttggtcgggttgttttctttGGCAGATTCCCTATTcccatttctcaattttatcttgaaAAGTTTGAGGACATTGCATGgccaagataaaaaaaagttcaaatgtaCTTAAAGTTTAAGAAATTGAAAACATAACATTATTTTATACGGTTTTGTTTCCAACTGTTGCTATATTTTCTTACTTTAATAATCTGGTGTattttgtttatatgtatatattgtgaATGATCATCATATAAAGCTTGTGAAAATATATGtccaaacaaacttttttaatacCCAAGAATAACAATATAAGAACGTACTATAATTAAATAACTTAAAAACTaatattctctatttttttttttttcaataaaacatgTTTGTATGCAAAGTATAATTTGGCTAATGTGCTGGATCAGACAGTTAGAAGACTGCTAATGGAAAGATACAACTCTGTCACCAAATGGAtagaacaatttaacaaaattaatactattttttttgtgggtttatcatgtttatgcgatacttatatttatataccggtatgcatattttttttccacTTCCAGATTTTCGTAAGTATGGCGTTGTCATCATATATCTGTACTAAAATTGTAGTCGTTGCTCAGCTATTTCAAGAATTTCCTTTCGATTCGGTTTACCAGTAACAGTTTTTggaaatttctcaaaaataacatacttttgtgtttttattaaCATTGTCTCCAAATTAATTGCACCTTTTAGAGCGAATGCTTCTAGCTCATCTACTGTTAACGTAATGTCATCTTTTGGAACAACACATACACAGGGTTTTTGAAATGATATCGGGTCACTCATCCGCAAAACACACACTTCAGTAATACCCGGATGTTTCATCATAACAGCTTCTATATTTGACGGCTTTAAAGGAGCCCCATAACAAAGAATAATGTCAGAACATCTACCGTGTACAACATATTCGCTGTTTTCGTTCATATAAGCTACATCGTCGGTTCGAAACCACCCGTCTGCATCAAAAGATTTGTCTGTCTCGTGTTGATTTCCAAAGTAGCCATTGAAACTCTTCTTATTGCGAACAAATAATTCTCCATCTTCGTTTTTCTCAGCAGTTTCTCCATTCTTATTTACAACTTTCATTTCAATCCAAGGTAAAGGCTTGCCAACACAGTAATCTGAAAATTCTGATTGACTTTTGACGTGCTTAAAGGATACGAAATTCATCTCTGACGAACCGTAATGAGAAACGAACTCATCACAAAATCTACCTAGAACTTCAGCACAATTCGCAGGAACAGGTAGACCACTGGTATCGATTATTCTTAATCGATAAGTCGCGTTCTCTCGTTTTAACAGTTCGAAGATGAACAATGGCAACATTTTCGAAACTGTACATTTTTCGCTCTCCATTACTTGCCACATAAAATCACATATATCCGAAAAACTTCCAATAGTAAATTGGTCTAATAAGGTGACATGGGTGGACCCACTAACTAAATATACAACGGGATAGCCACCTAGCCAGTCAAAAAGTCGGTCATTGAAAAACACATCATCTGCAGTCATTCCACATGCAAATACAGCTCCTTCTCCATAATCAAGGAGCTGGATGTGAGTCTTCGGTACCAGTTTCGGTAACCCAGTTGATCCGGAAGTTGTTAGATAAATTATCACATCGTCTGGGAAAGTTTCAGGAAGGCATGACTTGTCGAATTCGGAACCCAATGTTAAAACATCGGTAAAGTTAATGCATTGGATAAGTTCATTCTCTAAACCCTCGCAAATGACACATTTCAGATGAGACAGAACTGTTTTCTCCTTGTCATTTGTCGAGTTTACCAGCCCCTCAATAAATTTATTATTGGTCTTCTCATCATTAGAATCTATAATGATTGCTGTACAATTTCCAAGAATTTGCAAGATTTGTATAACTTCCTTTCCGTTCTCTGATCTATATTTGAAGTGAAAAGGAATAGCACCAATTATTTGACAACCAAAAGTTGCAATAAGCCACTGTCTGCTGTTAAAGAAAGATATTCCAACTGTGTCACCTTTACGTAAACCTTTCTGGAAAAGTCCCGCAGCAAATGAAAGGCTCTGTTCATAAATCTCATTGGATGAGATCACATCGCTTGTGCCTTTAGCAGGACGTATGGTAAAGGCAGTTTTGTCTGGCCTTATCGATGCATGATGTTTGAGACGTCCGCCAATAGTCCATTGCGAATTTTCCATTGTACTATGACCCGAAAATTGTCACACAGTCGTTCAAAAGTtattactgttgatttttattgatatctatttatatatacttaaTGATTTGTCTTATCATTACAATTCCTTATCGTAATcctttcatttatattaattattaaaGATTTATATCCATCTGTATGTCAAAACATTGCGCAACAAAGAAAAGATAATTTGACACATAGCACTGTGATGAATTGCCGGAAGACTAGCTCTTGACAAACTTgcgaaataaaaatgttttaatccATAATCCCCGCTTCCGGCAAAACGTCCACGCTGTTatgaaacaattattattttgtaacactttattttaattgttttagagTATATTTCTTTCTAAAACAAACGACTCAAACGGCTAAGCGCACACATGTTTCTACATAATTACGTTTTCAAAGTtaacataaactttgacaaactatgcactcgcTAAACATGCGTCTACATTTTGTCGTTCATCGTACGTGACATTAGCTGATTTAACGATGTATTTGGTTGACCTGTGTTTGAACTTTGTaataattaatagttatcccacgaggacgcggtgtgtcagtgtaagatcaaaATGGGATAACTAATTTACATTTCACCTGTTTTAGATatacgaaaaaccatttacaattcataaaatctagtttagaacgccacacatccattataatatactttatatattactatatatgatgtatacccttaatgacccccgaacacgatgagtagatatcaaataatgtcaactcgccccactggccaatcggcccacactatatcgccactttataaaaaaaaatgccccactcttgtttaccgactcgccccaatatgaaaaagtgtaaaatcaaattgaacaaccagtctgaaaactcacttataaacgaaaagggtttaaaccccactgaatacaGGTTTGACAGGTCGCCCCACTTATACTGTAAGTTcctatccagtcgtcctggtgtagtggtatgtgtcatGGCTATATGCTAAAGAGCCCAgtatatacactggattttttctacttgaattttgatagatagtcttttcagtataattaattataagttttatagtggatttgacattcccgccaaaatgttacagaacaaaggaaagcatgcatgaCATGAGTCTAACAAAGAAAtccaaactggggtgatctggtaggggtgatccggctcagatcacccctgttagaacaaaggagctgggatgtaagtctgtttaccaacaacactgcatgcattattgaaagttcaaacagggtcagtaaacactGTTTAAACGATATATTTGTTTCTACTCTTGTAGCGTTTAAAAAACTATGACAACGCCACACGACggttacaaaattttggttagaaagaaatgcaccctatattttgattgttttagtTTCCGCATTTAAATCAGTCTTCGAAATTATATTTCCATTGCTATGTTGTTATGCAGTTATGTTTTTGAGattgaaataaatatgtaaactttCCATCATAACCTCTCTGTAACATGCTTATTATCCGTCTATATATGCAGCTAGATCAGAGAAAGTCGGTGAAA encodes:
- the LOC139491145 gene encoding uncharacterized protein — encoded protein: MENSQWTIGGRLKHHASIRPDKTAFTIRPAKGTSDVISSNEIYEQSLSFAAGLFQKGLRKGDTVGISFFNSRQWLIATFGCQIIGAIPFHFKYRSENGKEVIQILQILGNCTAIIIDSNDEKTNNKFIEGLVNSTNDKEKTVLSHLKCVICEGLENELIQCINFTDVLTLGSEFDKSCLPETFPDDVIIYLTTSGSTGLPKLVPKTHIQLLDYGEGAVFACGMTADDVFFNDRLFDWLGGYPVVYLVSGSTHVTLLDQFTIGSFSDICDFMWQVMESEKCTVSKMLPLFIFELLKRENATYRLRIIDTSGLPVPANCAEVLGRFCDEFVSHYGSSEMNFVSFKHVKSQSEFSDYCVGKPLPWIEMKVVNKNGETAEKNEDGELFVRNKKSFNGYFGNQHETDKSFDADGWFRTDDVAYMNENSEYVVHGRCSDIILCYGAPLKPSNIEAVMMKHPGITEVCVLRMSDPISFQKPCVCVVPKDDITLTVDELEAFALKGAINLETMLIKTQKYVIFEKFPKTVTGKPNRKEILEIAEQRLQF